The genomic segment CGATGATCGAGCCACCGGCGACCTGGACCGGCCCGGACCGGCCACCCCGGCGGCCCGGCCCGACGGCCGGGCCCGACGGCTTGGCCCGACGGGTCCCGCGCCGGCCGGGTCGGGCGAGAACGCGTCAGGACTGGCCGACGGTGATCCAGGCCCGTTCGTCCTCGGTGAGCTGCTGGACCGCGGCCGGCAGCCGACCGCTCACCACGTGCCCGAGCGTGACGGTCTCCAGGATCGACCGCTCGCTCGCCCGCAGCGCGATCCACACCTCCTGCAGCGGCCGGGCCGCCCCGCTGTAGTCGACGCTCTCCGGCCGCTCGCCGCGCACCCCGAGCAGCGGGCCGTCGACCGCCCGGATGATGTCGGCCAGCGAGATCTCCTCCGGCGGCCGGGCCAGCCAGTAGCCGCCGACCGGGCCGCGCTGGCTGCGCACCAGACCGGCCCGGCGCAGCTGGTTGAGGATGTGCTCCAGGAACTTGCCGGGTATCTCCTGCGCGCGAGCCAACTGCTCGGAGGTGACCGGCGACTCCGTCGCGGCGGCCAGCTCGGCGGCGGCACGCAGCGCGTAATCGACTCGGGCGGACAACCTCATGAGCCCGATTATCGTCCGCTGCCGGGCGCCGACTGGGGCCGGCCTGGGATCAACCTGTGTACCAGGCCGAAATCGATGGCGGCCGATGCCGACAGATCCCGCCGATCGGACAGCGCGCTCTCGACCTCCGACTGGCTGTGACCGGTACGGTCGGCGAGCCGGACCGCGAAGTCCTCCAGCAGCCGCAGGTGGGCGCCCGCCGCCCGGGTGACGTCCTCGGCGGTGCCGGCCAGCTCGTCCACCCGCGGCTCGGCCAGCACGAACCTGGCATGCGGGTACGCGAGGCGCTCACCCGCCGCGGCATAGACGCCGACGGCCGCGCCGCCGACCGTACCGAGGGCCACCGCCCGGACCGGAGTCTGCATCAGCTCCAGCACGTCGATCAGGCCGAACGCGGCGGACAGCTCGCCGTCCGGGCTGGACACGTGCATGGTGATCGAACCACGCGGCCCGGCCAGCGCGTCCAGGGTCATCAGCGCGGCGCTGACCCGGGAGGTCAGCTCGGCGGTGATCGGACCGGACACCGACACCGTCTGCTGCTCGAACATCCGCTGTTCCAGCCAGGACGCGGGCCCGCCGGCCGCGACGTGTTCCGGCGCGGCGAACCGGGACGGCTCGCCGGGCACCCCGCCCGGTCGCCGGCCCGGCACGTCGCCCGGATCGCCGGGCGGTCGCCAGTCGGGAATCCCGCCGTACCGCGCCATCACGCCGTAGCTCATCGACCTTCCTCCTTCGTCGGAAGCCCGACGAGGCACCACACACAGCACCCATGATTCGCTCGCTGACGCTCACTCATCGGCCTTCCTCCTCCGTCGGAAGCCCGACGAGGCACCACACACAGCACCCATGACTCGCTCGCTGACGCTCACTCATCGGCCTTCCTCCTCCGTCGGAAGCCCGATGAGGCACCACGCGCAGCACCCATGATTCGCTCGCTGATGCTCGCTCATTGGGGCTTCTCTCCGCCGTCGCGTAGCCGCAGGTCGAGCCGCCGGTGCACGGCGCCCGCATAACGCTCCAATGTGGACAGTCGGGCGTCGACGGTGCCGGACTCCAACCGGGCGACGGCCGACTGCGAGGTACCCATCCGGGCGGCGACCTCGGCCTGGGACAGCCCGGCAGACCGCCGCTGCGCCACCAGCTCGGCGAGCAGGCCGCGACGCCGCTCCGCCATCCCCCGGAAACCGGGAAAGACCGGCAGCTCCTCGTCGTCGTCCGGCGCCATATCAAATATGCTATCCCGGTCGGCCGGCCGCGACCACGCGAAAGAGCGACCCGGCCACGGCGGACCACCCCCGGAGTGGCGGGCGGCCGGCGACTTCGGCAGGCTGTCCGCATGGATCTCGTGCCGGACAACGTCGGCCGCGACGGCGCCGACGGCTTCAACTTCCACAACTCGGCGACCGGGCAGCCGGTCCCGATCAACGGAGCCGCGCACCGCGCGGCCGACCAGGCCGCCACCGAGGCCGTCGCGGCCATCGACGACCCGCAGGTGGCCGACCACCCGCTCGTTCAGGGGCTGCTCGCCGAGCTGCCGGACCGCGACGCGCGGCTGCCCGACGGCTGGCTGGATCGCTGGTTGGAAGCGGCCCGCGCGGTGCTGGAGCTGCTCTACACCCGCCGGTGAGAGAACCGGCGTGGCGGGCGGCGCGCCAGCGGCGCCAGGACCATCCACAAAGGACGATTGGACGGAGCAACGGCCCGGGGCAACGCCCCCCAACATCAGCCCCGGGCCATCCGCCAGATCGGCGGCGTGCTCCGCGCCGATGACGTTATCGACCGATGCTGCCAAGAACCTGAACGCCAGCATCGGGTTGCCTCACAGCGAGGGCTGGTACCGGAATCGCCCCGTCACCAAGCGAAACCGTTGTCGCCGCTGGTGATCAGAAGGCGACCGGTCGTGCCCTGACTCGTCAGATCACCAGCCGGCCGACCGCGTTCCGGTACGAGTCCATCGCCATCCGCCACAACGCCCCGCCGGCAGAGATCCGCGCCACACCCAGCTCGGCCAGCTCGGCCGGGGACGGGCCGTCCGGCCGCCAGTGCACGTTGACCGCACCATCGATGCCCGCCACCAGCCGAGACACCGTCTCCGGCGGGCAGAAGATCGGGTACACGCAGTCCGCGCCGGCGGCCAGATACCGCTCGGCGCGGGCGATCGCGGCGTCCACCAGCTCGGCCTCGTCCGCGCCGGTCGAGCGCAGGAACACGTCGATCCGCGCGTTGAGCACCAGCGGAACGCCGGCCGCCACCGCCGCCGCGCGGATGCCCGCCAGCCGGGCCGCCTGAGTGTCCACATCGGACAACACGCCGCCGGTGGAGTCCTCGACGTTCGCACCGACCGCGCCGGCCGCCAGCAGCGCGGCGACCAGGTCCGCGGCGGGCAGCCCGTACCCGTCCTCGGCGTCGACGGTCACCGGCAGGTCCACCGCGCGGGCGATCCGGCCCGCCGCGGCGAACATCAGCTCGGCCGGCGCACCGCCGCCGTCCCGGTAGCCGAGCGACTCGGCGACCGCGATGCTGCTGGTCGCGACCGCCGGGAAGCCCCGCTCGGCGACGATGCGCGCGCTGTACGCATCCCAGGCGTTCGGCAGCACGACCGGGTTGCCCGGCCGATGCAGCGCCCGGAAAGCCGCCGCCGCGGCGGCCAGACCCGGCGCGGTCACGCGCGGGCCCCCGCGGGCACCGGCACGGCACCGCCCCGCCCCCGGGACCGCCGCGCGGTCACGCCGTCGCCCGATCGAGCGGCTTGCGCTGCGACACGTACGACCCGGGCACCGTGCGGCCGGTCACCGCCAGCCGGTTGAACGCGTTGATCACCACCGTCGCCCACACCACCGCCGACACCTCGACCGGCTCCAACACCGCCGCTGCCGCGTCGTACACCTCGTCCGGGACGAACCCGTCGGTGAGCACCGTCACCGACTCGGCCAGCGCCAGCGCGGCCCGCTCCCGCTCGGTGAAGAACGGGGTCTCCCGCCACGCGCTCAACGCGTAGATGCGCTGCTCGGTCTCGCCCAGCGCGCGGGCGTCCTTGGTGTGCATGTCGATGCAGAACGCGCAGTGGTTGATCTGCGAGCACCGGATCTTCAGCAACTCGATCAGGAACGGGTCCAGGCCGGCGGCCTCGCTGCGCCGGTGCAGCTCGCGCAGCGTCTCGTACATCTCCGGGTGGGTCGCAGTCATGCTCGTCCGCGTGGTCATGCCTCGACACTAGGTCGCCGACGACCCCCGGATAGGGTCCAATTCGATGTCCGAACCATGGTCCATTCCCGGCGTCGACCTGCACGTCGACCTCGGTACCGGCGGCCGCCGGGAAGGGCTCACCGACGCCCTGCGCGAGGCGGTACGAGCCGGCCGGCTCGCGCCGGGCACCCGGCTGCCGGCGAGCCGGGTGCTCGCCGCCGACCTCGGACTGTCCCGGGGCACCGTCACCGCCGCGTACAGCCAGCTCGCCGCCGAGGGTTACCTGGTGGCACGGCCCGGCGCCGGCACCGTCGTGGCGCCCCGGGCCGCCGCGGCGCATCGCCGGCCGGCAGCGGCACCGCCGCGCCCGCCGGTCCGGTACGACCTGCGGCCCGGGCTGCCGGACCTGTCGGCGTTCCCGCGGCGCGACTGGCTCGCCTCGGCCCGCGCCGCACTGGCCGCGGCCGACCATGCCGCGCTCGGCTGGGGCGACCCGCGCGGCCACCCCGAGCTGCGCGCCGAGCTGGCCGGCTACCTCGGCCGGGTCCGGGACGTACGCACCGAGCCGGACGCCGTGATGGTCTGCGCCGGGTTCGCGCACGGGCTGGCGCTGGTGTGCGCGGTGCTGCGGGACCGCGGGGTGCGCGCGATCGCGCTGGAGGACCCGTACCTGCCGCCGTACCGGGAGGTCGCCGAGGCCTCCGGGCTGCGTACCGTGCCGGTCCCGGTCGACGCGGACGGAATCCTGGTGGACCGGCTGGCCGGCGCGGACGTCGGCGCCGTCGTGGTGACGCCGGCGCACCAGTTCCCGCTCGGCGTGGCGCTCACGCCCGACCGGCGGCTGCAGCTCGTCGACTGGGCCCGGCAGACCGGCGCGCTGCTGGTCGAGGACGACTACGACGGCGAGTACCGCTACGACCGGGAACCGCTCGGCGCGCTGCAGGGCCTGGCCCCGGAGCACACCGTGTACCTCGGCACCACCAGCAAGACGCTCGCGCCGGGGCTGCGACTCGGCTGGCTCGCCGCACCGCCCGGCCTGGTCGCCCCGCTGGTCCGGCAGCGCCGGTACACCGACCGGCACACCGGGATCCTGGAGCAGCTCACGTTCGCCGAGCTGATCCGGTCCGGCCGGTACGACCGGCACGTGCGGCGCAGCCGGGCCACCTACCGGCGGCGCCGGGACGAACTGGTCGCCGCGCTGCCGGCCGGCCTGCCGGTCACCGGCATCGCGGCCGGCCTGCACCTGCTCGTCGGCCTGCCGCCCGGCGTGAGCGAGGCGGCGCTGGTCGGCGCGGCGCGGCGACGCTCGCTCGGCCTGGCGGGGCTCTCGTCGCACTACGGGCGGTCCGGCCGGCGGCCACCGCAGCTGGTCGTCGGCTACGGCACCCCGCCCGAGCACGCGTTCCGGCCGGCGCTGCGGGCGCTCGTCGAACTGCTCGACCGGTACCCGCGGTGACGGTCAGGAGCCGGACTCCGGCGCGGACCGCAAGGCGACCGTCTCGCTGACCGGCCGCAGCAGCCGGAGCAGGCCGACCCCGCACGCGGTGACCAGCGCGCCCCCCGCCAGGTCGATCACGAAGTGGTTGCCGGTGGCCAGCACCACCAGGCCGGTGCACGCCGGGTAGCAGACCGCCAGGAACCGCACGTACCACCGCCGGACCAGCCAGAACACCATCGCGCCGGACCACAGCGCCCAGCTGAAGTGCAGGCTCGGGAACGCCGCGAACTGGGCGGCGGTGTGCGCCATCGCGCCGCTGGAGAAGTCGGTGACGCCGGGGAACGCCGCCATCGTGTCGACGATCCCGGAGTCCGGCACCAGCCGGGGCGGCGCCACCGGTACCGCGTAGTACAGGACGAAACCGAGCAGCGTCGGCACCGCGAGCAGGAACCGGGCGTACGGGTAGGCGGCGCGGCGGCGCAGGAACAGCCAGAGGATCACCAGCGGCGTGAGGACCTCGTGCAGCAGCACGTAGTAGCAGTTCGCCAGGGTGGCGAGCGCCGGATGACCGACCAGCGCGCCGTTCAGCGGTGCCTCCACGTCGATGCCCAGCCACCGTTCCGCGGCCAGGAACGCGTTCGCATGCCGTACCGCCGGGGCCGGGGAGACGTTGATCTGGTGCTGGATGAACGTGTAGAGGCCGAAGCCGATCCCGATGATCAGCAGTTCCCGCCACCACCGCGCCGACGCCAGCCACCAGCGGGGCCGGGCCACCGGCTCCGTCCCCTCTTTCGCGGCTTCCTCGGTCACGGTCACGACTTCCATCGTCCAACGAAGATCACCGAGCGCCCACGGCATTGCCGAATCTCACCCCCCGGCAGGGCGGCGCCGCGTGCGGCGGACGCGGCCCGGCCTCGTGGCGAGCGCCGGCACATGTGACCGAGTACACACACCTGGATGCCGGCGACGCGGCCCGACCCAGCCGTGTCCCGCGACCCGTTAGGTTCGCAGGCGTGTCGAACTATCCGAAGATCGAGCTGCACGTCCATCTGGAAGGCGCGATCCGGGCGCACACGCTGCTCGACATCGCGCGCCGCAACGGCGAGACGCTGCCCGCGGACACCGTCGAGGGCCTGGCCGAGCTGTACGAGTTCACCGACTTCGCGCACTTCATCCGGGTCTGGCAGCTGACCACGAACTGCCTGCGCACCGCGCCGGACTTCGAGCAGATCGTGGTCGACTACGCCGCCGAGGCGGCCGGGTACGGCGCGGTCTACGTGGAGGGGATCTTCTCCCCGCCGGAGCGGGTCCAGCAGGGTGTCGACTGGGCCACCATGTTCGAGGGGTACTGCGACGGCATCGCCGCGGCCCGCGAGAGGCACGGCGTCGAGGTGCGACTCACCCCCGACCTGTACCGCAACGGTTGCCCGGTGGACCTCGCCGAGGAGTGTGCGCGCTGGTCGGTGCGGTACGCCGACCGCGGCATCGTGGGCCTGGGCGTCGGGGGGATGGAGGTCGGCCACTCGGTCCGGCCGTACGTCCGGGCGTTCGACATCGCCCGCGACGGCGGGCTCGCGATCGTGCCGCACGCCGGCGAGACGGTCGGGCCGGAGTCGATCCGGGAGGTGCTCGACCTGCTGCGACCGGACCGCATCCGGCACGGCATCAGCGCCGCGCAGGACCCGGCGCTGCTGGCCGAGCTCGTCGACGCCGGCATCGTGCTGGACGTCTGCCCGACCTCGAACCTGCGTACCCGGGTGGTCACCGACCCGGCCGAACATCCGCTGCCGGCACTGCTCGCGGCCGGCGCGCGCTGCACGGTCAACACCGACGACCCGGCGATGTTCGACACCGACCTGGGCCGGGAGTACGAGCTGGCGGAGAAGCTCGGCGTGACGCCGCGCTCCGCGTTCGACGCGGGTATCGCGGGCGCCGCCTGCGACGAGCCGACCCGGGCTCGGCTGCGCGCCCTGTCCGCCGCCACCTGGCCCACCGCCTGACCCCTACCCCTCCGCTTTGTCGATCATGGCGTCATCTCGGGAGGCAAGCGCTTTCCAACCAGCTGACGCCATGATCGACCGGGCGGCCGGGGCAGTCACCGGACGGTCGGGCGGCGGGGGTCAGGTGGAGTGGAGGGCCGCGCGGTGTTCCTCCCAGCGCTTCATCAGGCCGGCCATCTCGCTGCGCAGGAACTCGAAGAAGTCGGCGGTCTCGGTGGCCCGGCGGCCGGCGCGGCTGTCCGGGCCGACCAGCTGGACACCCTCCCGCATCGCGTCCTCCATCCGCTTCATGGTCGGCTCGCGAGCGGCGATGGCCTGCTGCCACAACGTGTTGGTGACCACGTAGTGGTCGCGACGGCTGCCGGGATCGCGCTCGCGCAGGACCATCCCGACACCGGTCAGGTAGCGGATCGCCCCGGACACCGCGGCGGCGCTGACCTGGAGGGCGGCGGCGATCTCGCCGGCGGTCATCCGGCCGGACTCGTCGACGAACAGCGCCGCGAACACCCGGGACGGCATCCGTTGAATCCCCAGCGACATGAACATCGAGGCGAGCCGCTCCCGGTATCGCTCCACCGCGGTAGCTCGCTGCTCGTCGCTGCCGGCCCTGGTCACGTCGCCCCCTCGCCTGGTCCCGTCCTCGCGTCACCAGCCTATGTGGTTTACAACATTCACAAATTTGTGAATTCAGTGTAGCTTCGAATCCATGGACAACGCCATCTCCGTGGCCGGGCTGGTCAAGCAGTTCGGCCGCACCAGGGCCCTCGACGGGCTCGATCTGCACGTCGCCACCGGCGAGGTGCACGGCTTCCTCGGTCCGAACGGCGCGGGCAAGTCGACCACCATCCGCGTCCTGCTCGGTCTGCTGAGCGCCGACGAGGGCACCGCCACCCTGCTCGGCGGCGACCCCTGGCGCGACGCAACCACCCTGCACCGCCGCCTCGCGTACGTGCCGGGCGACGTCAACCTGTGGCCCACCCTGTCCGGCGGCGAGGTGATCGACCTGCTCGGCCGGCTCCGCGGCGGGCTGGACCCGGTGCGCCGCAAGGACCTCCTCGACCGGTTCGACCTGGACCCGCGCAAGAAGGCCCGGACCTACTCGAAGGGCAACCGGCAGAAGGTCGCCCTGGTCGCCGCGCTCGCCTCCGACTGCGAACTGCTGATCCTGGACGAGCCGACCTCCGGCCTCGACCCGCTGATGGAGCAGGTCTTCGCCGACTGCATCCAGGCCGAACGCAAGAGCGGCCGGACCGTACTGCTGTCCAGCCACATCCTGTCCGAGGTCGAAGCGCTCTGCGACCGGGTGAGCATCATCCGCAGCGGCCGCACCGTGGAGACCGGCACCCTCGCCGAACTGCGCCACCTCACCCGCACCTCGGTCACCGCGGAACTCGCCGGGCCGGTCGACGGCGTCGCCACCATGCCCGGGGTGTACGACCTGATCGCCGAGGGCAACCGGCTGACCTGCGAGGTCGACACGGTCAAGCTGGACGAGCTGCTCCGGCACCTCACCTCGGTCGGGGTGCGCAGCCTCACCAGCCAGCCACCGACCCTGGAAGAGCTGTTCCTGCGCCACTACGAGCAGGACGAACCGGCGGTGACGGCATGACCAGCACCCGCCGCGCACCCGCCCGCGGCGGCGGTACCGACACCGCCGACCGCACGCCGGTGCCCGCGCCGGCCACCGAGCCCGGCCGCGGACAACACTCCTTCGTCGGTACCGGCACCCTGTTCCGGCTCGCGCTGCGGCGCGACCGCCTGATGGTGCCGATCTGGCTCGGCGTGCTGTTCCTGTTCACGATCGCGTCCTCGGTGAGCGTCAAGAACCTCTTCGGGTCCGCGGCGTCGCGCGACCAGCTCGCCGGCAGCGCCGGCGCCACCCCGGCGACCGTCGCCATGTACGGGCCGTCCTGGGACGTCGGCACCCTCGGCGGCCTGTCCACCTGGAAGATGAACACGATGGGCGCGGTGCTGCTCGCCCTGCTCAGCATCTTCGTCGTCACCCGGCACACCCGCGGCGACGAGGAACCCGGCCGGCTGGAGCTGATCCGCGCCGGCGTCGCCGGCCGGTACGCGGGGCTCACCGCCGGCGTGCTCGTCGCGCTGCTCACCAACCTGGTGTCGGTCCCGCTGGTCGCGCTCGGGCTGATGGCCGGCAGCATCGGTACCGGCCCCTCGTTCGGCTACGCGCTGGCCCTCGCGCTGGTGGGGTTCGTGTTCACCGGCGTCGCCGCGCTCACCGCGCAACTCACCGAGAGTTCCCGCGCCGCCAACGGGATCGCCGCCGCCGTGCTGGCGGTCGCGTTCCTGCTCCGCGCGCTCGGCGACACCACCAGCCAGATCTCCTGGCTGGACTGGCTGTCCCCGCTGGGCTGGCTGGTCCGGTTCCGCGCGTTCGCACCCGAACCGCACTGGTGGGTGCTGGCACCGCCGGTGGTCGCGATGCTCGCCCTGCTGGCCATCGGGTACCTGCTGGCCGGCCGCCGCGACCTCGGCGCCGGGCTGCTGCCGGCGCGGCTGGGCCGGCCGGCGGCGAGCCGGGCGCTGTCCGGGCCGTTCGGGCTCGCCTGGCGACTGCACCGCGGTACGTTGCTCGGCTGGTCGATCGGCTTCGCCGTGCTCGGCGGCGCGCTCGGCAGCGTGTCCAACGGGCTGGACGACTTCGCCGCCAGCCAGGGCGTCCGGGACATGCTCCGGGCGCTGGGCGGCCAGCAGGCGCTGGTCGACTCGTACCTGTCGTTCACCATGGCGCTCGCCGCACTGGTGGTGGCGGTGTACCTGATCCAGGCGCTGCTGCGGATGCGCAGCGAGGAGACCGCGTACCGGGCCGAGCCGGTGCTCGCCACCCCGGTCGGCCGGCTCCGCTGGGCCGCCAGCCACCTGACCGTCGCCGTCCTGGGCGCCGCCTGGCTGCTCGCGCTGATGGGCCTGTTCGCCGGCCTCGGCCGGGGCGGCGACGACGTCGGCCACCAGATCGCCCGGCTGCTCGGCGCGGCCCTGGCGCAGCTCCCCGCCGCGCTGGTCCTCGCCGGCATCACGGTCGCGCTGATCGGCCTGCTGCCGCGCTGGTCGGTGGCAGCCTGGGGGGTGCTCGGACTGTTCGTGGCGATCGGGCAGTTCGGCGACCTGCTCAAGCTGAACCAGCGGGTCCGGGACATCTCCCCGTTCACCCACACGCCGGCGCTGCCCGGCGGCACGCTGACCGCGACCCCGCTGATCGTCCTGTCGGTGGTGGCGATCGGGCTGACCGCGCTCGGTCTGCTCGGCCTGCGCCGCCGCGACATCGGCTGACCCCGCGGGTCGGCCGGGCGGGGCCCCGCCCGGCCGGCCCGCGATGCGCCAAGCCCACACCCGACGACGGCGGTGGGCCGGCACCCCGGCCCACCGCCGTCACGGCGCGGTCAGCGCCTCGGTCGGCGCCAGCCGGGACGCCCGCCACGCCGGGTACAGCCCGGCCAGGCCACCGATCACCAGCGTGGCGACCAGCCCACCGACGGTCGCCCACGGCGGTACCACCGACGGCCAGCCCTGGTACGTCGCGTAGCCCGCGGTCACCGCGATGCCGCCGAGCACACCCGCCAGCCCGCCGAGCAACGACAGCAGCAGCGACTCGGCCAGGAACTGCACCCGGATCTGGCCCCGGGTGGCCCCGAGCGAGCGGCGCAGCCCGATCTCCGCCCGCCGTTCGAGCACCGAGATGACCATCGTGTTGGCCACCCCGACGCCGCCGACCAGCAGCGCGACCGCACCCAGGCCGACCAGCAGCCCGGTGAACGCG from the Actinocatenispora thailandica genome contains:
- a CDS encoding RrF2 family transcriptional regulator, which gives rise to MRLSARVDYALRAAAELAAATESPVTSEQLARAQEIPGKFLEHILNQLRRAGLVRSQRGPVGGYWLARPPEEISLADIIRAVDGPLLGVRGERPESVDYSGAARPLQEVWIALRASERSILETVTLGHVVSGRLPAAVQQLTEDERAWITVGQS
- a CDS encoding ATP-dependent Clp protease proteolytic subunit; this encodes MSYGVMARYGGIPDWRPPGDPGDVPGRRPGGVPGEPSRFAAPEHVAAGGPASWLEQRMFEQQTVSVSGPITAELTSRVSAALMTLDALAGPRGSITMHVSSPDGELSAAFGLIDVLELMQTPVRAVALGTVGGAAVGVYAAAGERLAYPHARFVLAEPRVDELAGTAEDVTRAAGAHLRLLEDFAVRLADRTGHSQSEVESALSDRRDLSASAAIDFGLVHRLIPGRPQSAPGSGR
- a CDS encoding helix-turn-helix domain-containing protein; translated protein: MAPDDDEELPVFPGFRGMAERRRGLLAELVAQRRSAGLSQAEVAARMGTSQSAVARLESGTVDARLSTLERYAGAVHRRLDLRLRDGGEKPQ
- a CDS encoding isocitrate lyase/PEP mutase family protein, which codes for MTAPGLAAAAAAFRALHRPGNPVVLPNAWDAYSARIVAERGFPAVATSSIAVAESLGYRDGGGAPAELMFAAAGRIARAVDLPVTVDAEDGYGLPAADLVAALLAAGAVGANVEDSTGGVLSDVDTQAARLAGIRAAAVAAGVPLVLNARIDVFLRSTGADEAELVDAAIARAERYLAAGADCVYPIFCPPETVSRLVAGIDGAVNVHWRPDGPSPAELAELGVARISAGGALWRMAMDSYRNAVGRLVI
- a CDS encoding carboxymuconolactone decarboxylase family protein codes for the protein MTTRTSMTATHPEMYETLRELHRRSEAAGLDPFLIELLKIRCSQINHCAFCIDMHTKDARALGETEQRIYALSAWRETPFFTERERAALALAESVTVLTDGFVPDEVYDAAAAVLEPVEVSAVVWATVVINAFNRLAVTGRTVPGSYVSQRKPLDRATA
- a CDS encoding PLP-dependent aminotransferase family protein; this encodes MSEPWSIPGVDLHVDLGTGGRREGLTDALREAVRAGRLAPGTRLPASRVLAADLGLSRGTVTAAYSQLAAEGYLVARPGAGTVVAPRAAAAHRRPAAAPPRPPVRYDLRPGLPDLSAFPRRDWLASARAALAAADHAALGWGDPRGHPELRAELAGYLGRVRDVRTEPDAVMVCAGFAHGLALVCAVLRDRGVRAIALEDPYLPPYREVAEASGLRTVPVPVDADGILVDRLAGADVGAVVVTPAHQFPLGVALTPDRRLQLVDWARQTGALLVEDDYDGEYRYDREPLGALQGLAPEHTVYLGTTSKTLAPGLRLGWLAAPPGLVAPLVRQRRYTDRHTGILEQLTFAELIRSGRYDRHVRRSRATYRRRRDELVAALPAGLPVTGIAAGLHLLVGLPPGVSEAALVGAARRRSLGLAGLSSHYGRSGRRPPQLVVGYGTPPEHAFRPALRALVELLDRYPR
- a CDS encoding phosphatase PAP2 family protein, yielding MTVTEEAAKEGTEPVARPRWWLASARWWRELLIIGIGFGLYTFIQHQINVSPAPAVRHANAFLAAERWLGIDVEAPLNGALVGHPALATLANCYYVLLHEVLTPLVILWLFLRRRAAYPYARFLLAVPTLLGFVLYYAVPVAPPRLVPDSGIVDTMAAFPGVTDFSSGAMAHTAAQFAAFPSLHFSWALWSGAMVFWLVRRWYVRFLAVCYPACTGLVVLATGNHFVIDLAGGALVTACGVGLLRLLRPVSETVALRSAPESGS
- the add gene encoding adenosine deaminase — translated: MSNYPKIELHVHLEGAIRAHTLLDIARRNGETLPADTVEGLAELYEFTDFAHFIRVWQLTTNCLRTAPDFEQIVVDYAAEAAGYGAVYVEGIFSPPERVQQGVDWATMFEGYCDGIAAARERHGVEVRLTPDLYRNGCPVDLAEECARWSVRYADRGIVGLGVGGMEVGHSVRPYVRAFDIARDGGLAIVPHAGETVGPESIREVLDLLRPDRIRHGISAAQDPALLAELVDAGIVLDVCPTSNLRTRVVTDPAEHPLPALLAAGARCTVNTDDPAMFDTDLGREYELAEKLGVTPRSAFDAGIAGAACDEPTRARLRALSAATWPTA
- a CDS encoding GbsR/MarR family transcriptional regulator, which codes for MTRAGSDEQRATAVERYRERLASMFMSLGIQRMPSRVFAALFVDESGRMTAGEIAAALQVSAAAVSGAIRYLTGVGMVLRERDPGSRRDHYVVTNTLWQQAIAAREPTMKRMEDAMREGVQLVGPDSRAGRRATETADFFEFLRSEMAGLMKRWEEHRAALHST
- a CDS encoding ABC transporter ATP-binding protein gives rise to the protein MDNAISVAGLVKQFGRTRALDGLDLHVATGEVHGFLGPNGAGKSTTIRVLLGLLSADEGTATLLGGDPWRDATTLHRRLAYVPGDVNLWPTLSGGEVIDLLGRLRGGLDPVRRKDLLDRFDLDPRKKARTYSKGNRQKVALVAALASDCELLILDEPTSGLDPLMEQVFADCIQAERKSGRTVLLSSHILSEVEALCDRVSIIRSGRTVETGTLAELRHLTRTSVTAELAGPVDGVATMPGVYDLIAEGNRLTCEVDTVKLDELLRHLTSVGVRSLTSQPPTLEELFLRHYEQDEPAVTA
- a CDS encoding ABC transporter permease, with the translated sequence MTSTRRAPARGGGTDTADRTPVPAPATEPGRGQHSFVGTGTLFRLALRRDRLMVPIWLGVLFLFTIASSVSVKNLFGSAASRDQLAGSAGATPATVAMYGPSWDVGTLGGLSTWKMNTMGAVLLALLSIFVVTRHTRGDEEPGRLELIRAGVAGRYAGLTAGVLVALLTNLVSVPLVALGLMAGSIGTGPSFGYALALALVGFVFTGVAALTAQLTESSRAANGIAAAVLAVAFLLRALGDTTSQISWLDWLSPLGWLVRFRAFAPEPHWWVLAPPVVAMLALLAIGYLLAGRRDLGAGLLPARLGRPAASRALSGPFGLAWRLHRGTLLGWSIGFAVLGGALGSVSNGLDDFAASQGVRDMLRALGGQQALVDSYLSFTMALAALVVAVYLIQALLRMRSEETAYRAEPVLATPVGRLRWAASHLTVAVLGAAWLLALMGLFAGLGRGGDDVGHQIARLLGAALAQLPAALVLAGITVALIGLLPRWSVAAWGVLGLFVAIGQFGDLLKLNQRVRDISPFTHTPALPGGTLTATPLIVLSVVAIGLTALGLLGLRRRDIG